From a single Corynebacterium kroppenstedtii DSM 44385 genomic region:
- the rplT gene encoding 50S ribosomal protein L20, with translation MARVKRSVNAKKKRREVLKSAKGYRGQRSRLYRKAKEQMLHSKTYEFRDRRAKKGDFRKLWITRINAAARQNDMTYNRLIQGLRLAGVDIDRKNLADLAVSDEQAFSALCAAAKDALPEDVNAPAK, from the coding sequence GTGGCTCGTGTGAAGCGTTCAGTTAATGCTAAGAAGAAGCGTCGCGAGGTCCTGAAGTCCGCTAAGGGCTACCGCGGACAGCGTTCCCGCCTGTACCGTAAGGCTAAGGAGCAGATGCTCCACTCGAAGACTTACGAGTTCCGGGATCGTCGTGCGAAGAAGGGCGATTTCCGCAAACTGTGGATCACTCGTATTAATGCAGCGGCCCGCCAGAACGACATGACCTACAACCGCCTCATCCAGGGTCTCCGCCTCGCTGGCGTAGACATTGATCGCAAGAACCTTGCTGATCTCGCAGTCTCGGATGAGCAGGCATTCTCCGCATTGTGTGCGGCTGCTAAAGACGCTTTGCCCGAGGATGTTAACGCCCCGGCGAAGTAG